Proteins found in one Oncorhynchus clarkii lewisi isolate Uvic-CL-2024 unplaced genomic scaffold, UVic_Ocla_1.0 unplaced_contig_2955_pilon_pilon, whole genome shotgun sequence genomic segment:
- the LOC139400294 gene encoding uncharacterized protein isoform X1 yields the protein MTSLLSDDEERYVSSPEGGDREMRHRPHSAPLSSVFGISEDSVFNMVQRGQSQSDIVLSSSWSRREKYRPVKIPTDTRFMMVIVPRSVTPACSSYSDTSNAASDITHGIVADLNATEEFPARGLSPADVKADGMARLPSARGEETKKNRKWHFLPKIVKIPKIRIKLLKTKGEPKSHPEQDSLPTKRLRETRISQDAECEVPSTSPPKEDLTTTLAPAPQESQSRKRPLIVRVLRAISRAVSKPFREAFGKNN from the exons ATGACCTCTTTGCTGAGTGATGACGAAGAGCGATATGTCTCCTCACCTGAGGGTGGTGATAGAGAGATGAGACACAGACCCCACTCGGCACCACTGAGTTCTGTGTTTGGAATCTCTGAGGATTCTGTCTTCAACATGGTCCAGAGAGGCCAGTCGCAGAGTGACATCGTACTGTCGTCCAGTTGGAGTAGACGGGAGAAATACAGACCTGTCAAAATACCAACGGACACCAGGTTTATGATGG TTATTGTACCCAGGTCGGTCACACCAGCTTGCTCTTCTTACTCAGACACCAGCAATGCCGCAAGTGACATCACTCATGGTATTGTGGCTGACCTTAATGCTACTGAGGAATTCCCTGCCAGGGGCCTTAGCCCGGCTGATGTAAAGGCTGACGGCATGGCCCGCCTTCCCTCTGCCAGGGGGGAAGAGACTAAGAAGAACAGGAAGTGGCATTTCCTACCCAAAATTGTCAAGATTCCAAAGATCAGGATTAAG CTGTTGAAGACAAAGGGGGAACCAAAGAGCCACCCTGAACAGGATTCTCTGCCTACCAAACGTCTCAGAGAGACTCGTATTTCACAGG ATGCTGAGTGTGAGGTTCCATCCACTTCCCCACCCAAAGAGGACCTGACAACCACACTGGCCCCTGCTCCCCAGGAGTCCCAGTCCCGTAAACGCCCTCTCATAGTCAGGGTGTTACGAGCTATCTCCAGAGCCGTCTCCAAACCATTCAGAGAAGCTTTTGGGAAAAATAATTAG
- the LOC139400294 gene encoding uncharacterized protein isoform X2, with product MPPTADRVLDQVIKLMTDMVMDSLTDLSKSAMEDVIVPRSVTPACSSYSDTSNAASDITHGIVADLNATEEFPARGLSPADVKADGMARLPSARGEETKKNRKWHFLPKIVKIPKIRIKLLKTKGEPKSHPEQDSLPTKRLRETRISQDAECEVPSTSPPKEDLTTTLAPAPQESQSRKRPLIVRVLRAISRAVSKPFREAFGKNN from the exons ATGCCACCCACCGCTGACAGGGTTTTGGATCAGGTCATCAAGTTGATGACAGACATGGTGATGGACAGCCTGACTGATCTGTCCAAGTCTGCAATGGAGGATG TTATTGTACCCAGGTCGGTCACACCAGCTTGCTCTTCTTACTCAGACACCAGCAATGCCGCAAGTGACATCACTCATGGTATTGTGGCTGACCTTAATGCTACTGAGGAATTCCCTGCCAGGGGCCTTAGCCCGGCTGATGTAAAGGCTGACGGCATGGCCCGCCTTCCCTCTGCCAGGGGGGAAGAGACTAAGAAGAACAGGAAGTGGCATTTCCTACCCAAAATTGTCAAGATTCCAAAGATCAGGATTAAG CTGTTGAAGACAAAGGGGGAACCAAAGAGCCACCCTGAACAGGATTCTCTGCCTACCAAACGTCTCAGAGAGACTCGTATTTCACAGG ATGCTGAGTGTGAGGTTCCATCCACTTCCCCACCCAAAGAGGACCTGACAACCACACTGGCCCCTGCTCCCCAGGAGTCCCAGTCCCGTAAACGCCCTCTCATAGTCAGGGTGTTACGAGCTATCTCCAGAGCCGTCTCCAAACCATTCAGAGAAGCTTTTGGGAAAAATAATTAG